One Chryseobacterium sp. StRB126 genomic region harbors:
- a CDS encoding alpha/beta hydrolase, with product MKKLIIASLFLVGLTTINAQKSIPLYKGKAPGTENWTQKEAQQFNELFKTEVVFNVSQPSMLVFEADKAKANGTVIVVAPGGGFQSLSINREGIDVAKKLAENGITAIVLKYRLLETKSNDPAKEMMEGIKDRKAFDAKTAPIKVMAGDDIKTAISYIRTHAKELNINPEKLGVIGFSAGASVILESVLHSKDASTLPNFAASIYGGPSQDILDTQIPSTPLPLFICAASDDQLKLAPKSVLLYNKWMEAGQPTELHMYEKGGHGFGMGKQNLPVDKWPDVYLDWLKFHKFL from the coding sequence ATGAAAAAATTAATCATAGCAAGTTTATTTCTTGTAGGTTTAACAACCATCAACGCTCAAAAATCAATTCCATTATACAAAGGAAAAGCGCCGGGAACAGAAAACTGGACACAAAAAGAAGCACAGCAATTCAACGAATTGTTCAAAACTGAAGTTGTTTTCAATGTTTCACAACCTTCAATGCTAGTCTTTGAAGCTGATAAAGCAAAAGCTAACGGAACAGTTATCGTTGTTGCTCCGGGTGGTGGTTTTCAAAGTTTATCCATCAACAGAGAAGGAATTGATGTTGCCAAAAAATTAGCAGAAAACGGAATCACTGCAATCGTTTTAAAATACCGATTATTGGAAACTAAATCTAATGACCCAGCCAAAGAAATGATGGAAGGTATCAAAGACAGAAAAGCATTCGATGCAAAAACAGCTCCAATCAAAGTAATGGCTGGAGACGACATCAAAACAGCGATTTCCTATATCAGAACTCACGCAAAGGAATTAAATATCAATCCTGAAAAATTGGGTGTTATCGGTTTTTCAGCAGGTGCAAGTGTGATTTTGGAAAGTGTTCTTCACAGCAAAGATGCTTCAACATTACCCAACTTCGCAGCTTCGATTTACGGCGGGCCAAGTCAGGATATTTTAGATACTCAGATTCCTTCAACGCCTTTACCATTGTTCATTTGTGCTGCAAGTGATGACCAATTAAAACTGGCTCCAAAATCAGTTTTATTATATAACAAATGGATGGAAGCAGGACAGCCCACTGAACTTCACATGTACGAAAAAGGTGGTCACGGTTTCGGAATGGGGAAACAAAATCTTCCTGTTGACAAATGGCCGGATGTCTATTTGGATTGGTTGAAATTCCACAAGTTTTTATAA